The following proteins are co-located in the Labrys monachus genome:
- the mfd gene encoding transcription-repair coupling factor: MKAADRLAQGGQITFSNCADGLDGLVLADLARGLARQTRDRPATVLHVARDGARSASLEAALHFFAPEIDVLTFPAWDCQPYDRVSPNGAVIARRVTALSRLATTRGGDRPRIVLTTVNAVLQRIPARDLVAAQSLSAAPGNAVNMDRLAAWLENNGYLRSSTVRETGEYAVRGGILDLYPPGLGQPVRLDFFGDTLESIRAFDPETQRSSAQLRVLDLVPMSEVQLTTETIKRFRQAYLIEFGAQTRGDPLYEAISEGRRYPGFEHWLPLFHTKLDTLFDYLPEVPVALDALAEDAAGERLAQIKDYYDARREGLGKTGEGVPYKPLAPDRLYVAPAEWRRRLDEGAVVRFSPFALPDAQGRDIVDCGGRQGRSFAAERAAEDTNVFDAVVRHIRDRQAAGLRVIVAGWTDGSRERLGAVLADHGLTQAKPVPDYARALALPKNEVALGILPLETGFETGTIAIVSEQDILGDRLVRRSAKRKRAQDFLSEIATLSPGDVVVHVEHGIGRFVGLQTVTAVGAPHDCLEIHYAGGDKLFLPVENLELLSRYGSEETEAQLDRLGGRGWQERKARMKKRIREMAGELIKVAAARAMREAPRLVPPQGIYDEFAARFPYTETEDQQMAIDAVLEDMASGRPMDRLVCGDVGFGKTEVALRAAFACALSGRQVAVIVPTTLLARQHTKTFADRFKGLPVKVAQLSRFVPADQARATKAGLTSGDIDIVVGTHALLAKTISFRDLGLLIIDEEQHFGVGHKERLKQLRAEVHVLTLSATPIPRTLQLALTGVRELSIIATPPVDRLAVRTFITPFDPVVLREALMRERYRGGQSFFVVPRIEDIADAKAFLNEYAPEAKVVIGHGQMAAGQLEDVMTAFYEGKYDILLSTTIVESGLDIPTANTLIVWRADMFGLAQLYQLRGRVGRSKTRAYALFTLPANRTVTPGAERRLKVLQSLDTLGAGFQLASHDLDIRGAGNLLGDEQSGHIKEVGYELYQQMLEEAVAALKDGGVEAEVEEQWSPQITIGTPVMIPEDYVPDLQLRLNLYRQLSSLDTDSEIGAFGAELVDRFGERPPEVDQLLRLMSIKALCRRANVEKVDAGPKGVVISFRENSFANPNGLVRYIAEQGSFAKVRPDMRIMFQRDFENADDRLKGTGVILKNLARIAESKKAA; encoded by the coding sequence ATGAAAGCCGCCGACCGGCTCGCCCAGGGCGGCCAAATTACCTTTTCCAACTGCGCGGACGGCCTCGATGGACTGGTACTCGCCGATCTCGCGCGCGGATTGGCGCGTCAGACGCGCGATCGGCCCGCCACGGTGCTGCACGTGGCGCGCGACGGCGCGCGTTCCGCCAGCCTGGAAGCGGCCCTGCATTTCTTCGCGCCCGAAATCGACGTCCTGACCTTTCCGGCCTGGGATTGCCAGCCTTATGACCGCGTCTCGCCCAACGGGGCGGTGATCGCGCGGCGGGTGACGGCGCTGTCGCGGCTGGCGACCACCCGCGGCGGCGATCGCCCGCGCATCGTGCTCACCACGGTCAATGCCGTCCTGCAGCGCATTCCCGCGCGCGACCTCGTCGCCGCCCAGTCGCTTTCGGCCGCGCCCGGCAACGCCGTCAACATGGACAGGCTGGCGGCCTGGCTGGAGAACAACGGCTATCTGCGATCCTCCACCGTGAGGGAGACCGGCGAATACGCGGTGCGCGGCGGCATCCTCGATCTCTATCCGCCGGGGCTGGGCCAGCCGGTGCGCCTCGATTTCTTCGGCGATACGCTCGAATCGATCCGCGCCTTCGACCCGGAAACCCAGCGTTCCTCGGCGCAGCTGCGCGTCCTCGACCTCGTTCCGATGAGCGAGGTCCAGCTCACCACCGAGACGATCAAGCGCTTCCGGCAGGCCTATCTCATCGAGTTCGGCGCGCAGACCCGCGGCGATCCCCTTTACGAGGCGATCTCCGAAGGGCGCCGCTATCCCGGGTTCGAGCACTGGCTGCCGCTCTTTCATACCAAGCTCGACACGCTGTTCGACTATCTGCCCGAGGTCCCGGTCGCGCTCGACGCGCTTGCCGAGGATGCCGCGGGCGAGAGGCTGGCGCAGATCAAGGATTACTACGACGCGCGGCGCGAGGGCCTGGGCAAGACGGGGGAGGGCGTTCCCTACAAACCTCTTGCCCCGGACAGGCTGTATGTCGCCCCCGCCGAATGGCGGCGCCGCCTCGATGAGGGGGCGGTGGTGCGCTTCTCGCCCTTCGCCCTGCCCGACGCGCAGGGACGCGACATCGTCGATTGCGGCGGCAGGCAGGGACGCAGCTTCGCGGCGGAGCGAGCCGCCGAGGACACCAACGTGTTCGACGCCGTCGTGCGCCATATCCGCGACAGGCAGGCCGCCGGCCTGCGGGTGATCGTCGCCGGCTGGACCGACGGCTCGCGCGAGCGGCTCGGGGCCGTGCTCGCGGACCATGGCCTGACCCAGGCCAAGCCGGTGCCGGATTACGCCCGCGCTCTCGCTCTGCCGAAGAACGAGGTCGCTCTCGGCATCCTGCCGCTCGAAACGGGCTTCGAGACCGGCACCATCGCCATCGTGTCCGAACAGGACATCCTGGGCGACCGGCTCGTCCGCCGGTCCGCCAAGCGCAAGCGGGCGCAGGATTTCCTGAGCGAGATCGCCACGCTCTCGCCCGGCGACGTGGTCGTGCATGTCGAGCACGGCATCGGCCGCTTCGTCGGCCTGCAGACGGTCACCGCCGTCGGCGCGCCGCATGATTGTCTCGAGATCCATTACGCCGGCGGCGACAAGCTGTTTCTGCCGGTCGAGAATCTCGAGCTGCTGTCGCGCTACGGCTCGGAGGAGACCGAGGCGCAGCTCGACCGGCTCGGCGGCCGCGGCTGGCAGGAACGCAAGGCGCGCATGAAGAAGCGCATCCGCGAGATGGCGGGTGAGCTGATCAAGGTTGCCGCGGCGCGCGCCATGCGCGAGGCCCCCCGGCTGGTGCCTCCCCAGGGCATCTATGACGAATTCGCGGCGAGATTCCCCTATACCGAGACCGAAGACCAGCAGATGGCGATCGATGCCGTCCTGGAGGACATGGCGTCGGGCCGGCCGATGGACCGGCTCGTCTGCGGCGATGTCGGCTTCGGCAAGACCGAGGTGGCCCTGCGCGCCGCCTTCGCCTGCGCCCTGTCGGGACGGCAGGTGGCCGTGATCGTGCCGACGACGCTGCTCGCACGCCAGCATACCAAGACCTTTGCCGACCGCTTCAAGGGCCTGCCGGTCAAGGTCGCGCAATTGTCGCGTTTCGTGCCGGCCGACCAGGCCCGGGCGACCAAGGCCGGCCTCACCTCGGGCGATATCGACATCGTCGTGGGCACCCATGCGCTTCTGGCCAAGACCATCTCCTTCCGCGATCTCGGCCTGCTGATCATCGACGAGGAGCAGCATTTCGGCGTCGGCCACAAGGAGCGGCTGAAGCAGTTGCGGGCGGAGGTGCATGTGCTGACGCTATCGGCGACGCCGATCCCGCGCACGCTGCAGCTGGCGCTCACCGGCGTGCGCGAGCTTTCCATCATCGCCACGCCGCCGGTCGACCGCCTCGCCGTGCGCACCTTCATCACGCCCTTCGATCCGGTGGTGCTGCGCGAAGCGCTGATGCGGGAGCGTTATCGCGGCGGCCAGAGCTTCTTCGTGGTGCCGCGCATCGAGGACATCGCCGACGCCAAGGCCTTCCTCAACGAATATGCCCCCGAGGCCAAGGTGGTGATCGGCCACGGTCAGATGGCGGCCGGGCAGCTCGAAGACGTGATGACCGCCTTCTACGAGGGCAAATATGACATCCTGCTCTCGACCACGATCGTCGAATCCGGCCTCGACATTCCCACGGCCAACACGCTGATCGTCTGGCGGGCCGACATGTTCGGCCTCGCCCAGCTCTACCAGCTGCGCGGGCGGGTGGGGCGGTCGAAGACGCGGGCCTATGCCCTGTTCACGCTGCCGGCGAACCGCACCGTCACCCCCGGCGCCGAGCGGCGGCTCAAGGTGCTGCAGTCGCTCGACACGCTCGGAGCCGGCTTCCAGCTCGCCTCCCATGATCTCGACATCCGCGGCGCGGGCAACCTGCTCGGCGACGAGCAGTCGGGCCATATCAAGGAAGTGGGCTACGAGCTCTACCAGCAGATGCTGGAGGAAGCCGTCGCGGCGCTGAAGGATGGCGGCGTCGAAGCCGAGGTCGAGGAACAATGGTCGCCGCAGATCACCATCGGCACGCCGGTGATGATCCCGGAGGACTATGTGCCGGACCTGCAGCTGCGGCTGAACCTCTACCGCCAGCTCTCCTCCCTGGACACGGACAGCGAGATCGGCGCCTTCGGTGCCGAACTCGTCGACCGTTTCGGCGAGCGGCCGCCGGAAGTCGACCAGTTGCTGCGGCTGATGTCGATCAAGGCGCTGTGCCGACGCGCCAATGTCGAGAAGGTCGACGCCGGGCCCAAGGGGGTCGTCATTTCCTTCCGCGAGAACAGCTTCGCCAATCCGAACGGTCTGGTGCGCTATATCGCCGAGCAGGGCTCCTTCGCCAAGGTCCGGCCCGACATGCGCATCATGTTCCAGCGCGACTTCGAGAACGCCGACGATCGCCTGAAGGGCACGGGCGTGATCCTGAAGAACCTGGCGCGGATCGCCGAAAGCAAGAAGGCGGCTTGA